A stretch of Cupriavidus necator DNA encodes these proteins:
- a CDS encoding PhoH family protein: protein MPLPTMPAKPAQLLDPSEFAPVSAVPKAKAATQGKKPVPALERVALLETGDTEVPEVQARAAGGTRARSTETPAVSTPAVNAAPVSLVKPSTGPTRRARKSEGPSKLFVLDTNVLMHDPASLFRFEEHDIYLPMMTLEELDNHKKGMSEVARNARMVSRTLDSLVGGTDGVLDEGLPLAKLGNRDAQGKLFFQTRLNDIKLPEGLPQGKADNQILGVVSALQQQYPERQVVLVSKDINMRIKARALGLPAEDYFNDQVLEDKDLLYAGVLQLPGDFWTRHGKGVESWQDPKSGAMFYRLTGPLVPSFLVNQFVYLEPVDGSLPLYAQVKEINGKTALLQTLKDYTHHKNNVWSVTARNREQNFALNLLMNPDIDFVTLLGQAGTGKTLLALAAGLEQVLDQKQYNEIIVTRATVPVGEDIGFLPGTEEEKMQPWMGAFDDNLEVLQKSDDSAGDWGRAATQELIRSRIKVKSMNFMRGRTFVNKFVIIDEAQNLTPKQMKTLVTRAGPGTKIICLGNIAQIDTPYLTEGSSGLTYVVDRFKGWSHSGHITLARGERSRLADHAGDVL from the coding sequence ATGCCGCTGCCTACCATGCCCGCCAAGCCTGCCCAATTGCTGGATCCGAGCGAGTTTGCTCCGGTCTCCGCGGTGCCCAAGGCCAAAGCCGCCACACAGGGCAAGAAACCTGTGCCGGCGCTCGAGCGCGTGGCATTGCTGGAAACCGGCGACACCGAGGTGCCTGAGGTCCAGGCCCGCGCCGCCGGTGGCACCCGTGCCCGCAGCACCGAGACCCCGGCCGTATCGACGCCTGCCGTCAATGCCGCACCGGTCAGCCTGGTCAAGCCGTCCACCGGCCCCACGCGCCGCGCCCGCAAGTCCGAAGGCCCGAGCAAGCTGTTCGTGCTCGACACCAACGTGCTGATGCACGACCCGGCCTCGCTGTTCCGCTTCGAGGAACACGACATCTATCTGCCGATGATGACGCTCGAAGAGCTGGACAACCACAAGAAGGGCATGAGCGAAGTCGCGCGCAACGCGCGCATGGTCAGCCGCACGCTCGATTCGCTGGTGGGCGGCACCGACGGCGTGCTCGACGAAGGCCTGCCGCTGGCCAAGCTGGGCAACCGCGACGCGCAGGGCAAGCTGTTCTTCCAGACGCGCCTGAACGACATCAAGCTGCCTGAAGGCCTGCCGCAGGGCAAGGCCGACAACCAGATCCTGGGCGTGGTCAGCGCGCTGCAGCAGCAGTACCCCGAGCGCCAGGTCGTGCTGGTGTCGAAAGACATCAACATGCGCATCAAGGCGCGCGCACTGGGCCTGCCGGCCGAAGACTACTTCAACGACCAGGTCCTGGAAGACAAGGACCTGCTCTATGCCGGCGTGCTGCAGCTGCCCGGCGACTTCTGGACCAGGCACGGCAAGGGCGTGGAAAGCTGGCAGGACCCGAAGTCAGGCGCCATGTTCTACCGGCTCACCGGGCCGCTGGTGCCGTCGTTCCTGGTCAACCAGTTCGTCTACCTGGAACCGGTCGACGGCAGCCTGCCGCTGTACGCGCAGGTCAAGGAGATCAACGGCAAGACCGCGCTGCTGCAGACCCTCAAGGACTACACGCACCACAAGAACAATGTGTGGAGCGTGACCGCCCGCAACCGCGAGCAGAACTTCGCGCTCAACCTGCTGATGAACCCGGACATCGACTTCGTCACGCTGCTCGGCCAGGCCGGCACCGGCAAGACCCTGCTGGCGCTGGCAGCCGGGCTGGAACAGGTGCTGGACCAGAAGCAGTACAACGAGATCATCGTCACGCGCGCGACGGTGCCGGTGGGCGAAGACATCGGCTTCCTGCCCGGCACCGAGGAAGAGAAGATGCAGCCCTGGATGGGCGCGTTCGACGACAACCTCGAGGTGCTGCAGAAGAGCGACGACAGCGCCGGCGACTGGGGACGCGCCGCCACGCAGGAGCTGATCCGGTCGCGCATCAAGGTCAAGAGCATGAACTTCATGCGCGGGCGCACCTTCGTCAACAAGTTCGTCATCATCGACGAGGCACAGAACCTGACGCCCAAGCAGATGAAGACGCTGGTGACGCGCGCGGGCCCGGGTACCAAGATCATCTGCCTGGGCAATATCGCGCAGATCGACACGCCGTACCTGACCGAGGGTTCGTCGGGCCTGACCTACGTGGTCGACCGCTTCAAGGGCTGGAGCCACAGCGGCCATATCACGCTGGCGCGCGGCGAACGCTCGCGCCTGGCCGACCACGCCGGCGACGTGCTCTGA
- the rpsF gene encoding 30S ribosomal protein S6, giving the protein MRHYEIVFIVHPDQSEQVPAMIERYKQLVTSQNGNVHRVEDWGRRQMAYMIQKLAKAHYVCLNIECGKETLAELEHAFKFNDAVLRHLIVQTKKAETAPSPMMKEVQREEARKAAQTTTEGQAA; this is encoded by the coding sequence ATGCGTCATTACGAAATCGTCTTCATCGTCCACCCGGACCAGAGCGAACAAGTGCCGGCCATGATCGAGCGCTACAAGCAGCTCGTGACCTCGCAGAACGGCAACGTTCACCGCGTGGAAGACTGGGGCCGTCGCCAGATGGCTTACATGATCCAGAAGCTGGCCAAGGCTCACTACGTTTGCCTGAACATCGAATGCGGCAAGGAAACGCTGGCTGAACTGGAACACGCGTTCAAGTTCAACGACGCCGTCCTGCGCCACCTGATCGTGCAGACCAAGAAGGCCGAGACCGCACCTTCGCCGATGATGAAGGAAGTGCAGCGCGAAGAAGCCCGCAAGGCCGCGCAAACGACCACCGAAGGCCAGGCCGCCTGA
- a CDS encoding DUF2188 domain-containing protein, whose amino-acid sequence MSVNTVQVVLTEESRWAVETDDPSGTRVTYPSRGAAIAAGVQMAMAQDAVLTIHGVENEPSEIDFRDCDASALTCIRDAD is encoded by the coding sequence ATGTCTGTCAATACCGTCCAGGTTGTGCTGACCGAAGAATCCCGATGGGCCGTAGAAACCGATGATCCAAGCGGCACGCGTGTAACCTATCCCTCCCGCGGCGCAGCGATTGCCGCAGGCGTTCAAATGGCAATGGCGCAGGATGCCGTCCTCACGATCCATGGCGTGGAAAACGAGCCAAGTGAGATCGATTTTCGCGATTGCGACGCGAGCGCGCTCACTTGCATCCGTGATGCCGATTAA
- the priB gene encoding primosomal replication protein N encodes MNQLRLAATLAERDALRYTPAGVPVVNCILQYSGEAVEAQTPRQVEFAISAMGVGQVGQRLERLPLGTLLDCEGFLARKHRNSKALVFHITGCKAFEKD; translated from the coding sequence TTGAACCAGCTTCGGCTTGCCGCCACCCTGGCGGAACGCGATGCCCTGCGCTATACCCCGGCCGGGGTTCCCGTCGTGAACTGCATCCTGCAGTACAGCGGCGAGGCCGTCGAGGCGCAAACGCCGCGGCAGGTCGAGTTTGCAATCTCAGCGATGGGGGTCGGACAGGTTGGCCAGCGTCTGGAGCGCTTACCGCTCGGCACGCTGCTCGACTGCGAAGGATTCCTGGCCCGCAAGCACCGCAACAGCAAGGCTCTCGTCTTTCACATCACTGGATGTAAAGCATTCGAAAAGGATTGA
- a CDS encoding C40 family peptidase, producing MPLRRTRIPTHPLRAQGLLAQVRLPLLCATALLLAACASSPSSRHAGLPRTPGKPMIDPSAGLEEISIQAMSLVGTPYRYGGNTPDSGFDCSGLVRYVVSRAANVNLPRTTEAMGVRGSSLDRSEVASGDLVFFNTTGRANSHVGIYVGQNRFVHAPSSGGTVRLEDMGKPYWASRYNGARRVVAAVNQPPAPVAAPAAPPLPEPAPASAPLGVDDDPIAAFANQ from the coding sequence ATGCCATTGCGCCGTACCCGAATCCCTACCCATCCACTGCGTGCGCAGGGCCTGCTTGCCCAGGTCCGGCTGCCGCTGCTCTGCGCCACCGCCCTGCTGCTGGCGGCCTGCGCCAGTTCCCCGTCTTCGCGCCACGCCGGCCTGCCGCGGACGCCGGGCAAACCCATGATCGACCCCAGCGCCGGACTGGAAGAGATTTCGATCCAGGCGATGTCCCTGGTCGGCACACCCTATCGCTACGGCGGCAATACACCGGACTCCGGCTTCGACTGCAGCGGGCTGGTGCGCTACGTGGTGTCGCGCGCGGCCAATGTGAACCTGCCGCGCACCACCGAGGCGATGGGCGTCCGCGGCAGCTCGCTGGACCGCAGCGAAGTGGCATCCGGCGACCTGGTGTTCTTCAACACCACCGGCCGCGCCAATTCGCACGTGGGCATCTACGTCGGACAGAACCGCTTTGTCCATGCACCGTCGTCCGGCGGCACGGTCCGTCTCGAAGACATGGGCAAGCCTTACTGGGCCTCGCGCTACAACGGCGCGCGCCGCGTGGTCGCGGCGGTCAACCAGCCGCCCGCGCCAGTGGCAGCCCCGGCCGCGCCACCGCTGCCTGAGCCGGCGCCGGCCTCGGCACCGCTTGGGGTAGACGACGATCCCATCGCGGCCTTCGCCAACCAGTGA
- a CDS encoding replicative DNA helicase, with protein MNAPVADPQLENLKVPPHSIEAEQSVLGGLLLDNAAWDRIADFISEADFYRFDHRMIFQSIARLISATKPADVITVYEMLQVAGKAEEVGGLAYLNSLAQNTPSAANIRRYAEIVRERSVLRKLVTAADDIASAAFAPKGREVRELLDEAESKVFAIAEEGSRGQKGFQEIQPLLTQVVERIDELYHRDSTTDVTGVPTGFIDLDKMTSGMQPGDLIIVAGRPSMGKTAFSLNIGEHVAVEQGLPVAVFSMEMAGTQLAMRMLGSVGRLDQHRLRTGRLLDEDWPRLTHAIQRMNDTQLFIDETPALNPMELRARSRRLARQCGQLGLIIIDYLQLMSGSGGGENRATEISEISRSLKGLAKELNCPVIALSQLNRSLEQRPNKRPVMSDLRESGAIEQDADVILFIYRDEVYNADSQDKGTAEIIIGKQRNGPIGTVRLTFLGQFTKFDNFSGGPAFFDNDT; from the coding sequence ATGAACGCGCCCGTCGCCGACCCCCAACTCGAGAACCTCAAAGTCCCGCCGCATTCCATCGAAGCCGAGCAATCGGTGCTGGGTGGCCTGCTGCTGGACAACGCCGCCTGGGACCGCATTGCGGACTTCATTTCCGAGGCGGATTTCTATCGTTTTGACCACCGGATGATCTTCCAGAGCATCGCCCGGTTGATCTCGGCCACCAAGCCGGCCGACGTGATCACGGTCTATGAAATGCTGCAGGTCGCCGGCAAGGCCGAGGAGGTGGGCGGGCTGGCCTACCTGAATTCGCTGGCGCAGAACACGCCCAGCGCGGCCAATATCCGCCGCTACGCGGAGATCGTGCGTGAGCGCTCGGTGCTGCGCAAGCTGGTGACGGCGGCCGACGATATCGCCTCGGCCGCGTTCGCGCCCAAGGGCCGCGAGGTGCGCGAGCTGCTGGATGAGGCCGAGTCCAAGGTTTTTGCGATTGCCGAAGAAGGCTCGCGCGGCCAGAAGGGTTTCCAGGAAATCCAGCCGCTGCTGACCCAGGTGGTCGAGCGCATCGACGAGCTGTACCACCGCGATTCCACCACCGACGTCACCGGCGTGCCGACCGGCTTCATCGACCTGGACAAGATGACCAGCGGCATGCAGCCGGGCGACCTGATCATCGTGGCCGGCCGCCCGTCGATGGGCAAGACCGCGTTCTCGCTGAACATCGGCGAGCATGTGGCAGTGGAGCAGGGCCTGCCGGTGGCAGTGTTCTCGATGGAAATGGCGGGCACCCAGCTGGCCATGCGTATGCTCGGCTCGGTAGGCCGCCTCGACCAGCACCGGCTGCGCACTGGCCGCCTGCTGGATGAAGACTGGCCGCGGCTGACGCATGCGATCCAGCGCATGAACGACACCCAGCTGTTCATCGACGAAACTCCGGCGCTGAACCCGATGGAGCTGCGTGCCCGTTCGCGGCGCCTGGCGCGCCAGTGCGGGCAGCTTGGCCTGATCATCATCGATTACCTCCAGCTGATGTCAGGTTCGGGCGGCGGCGAGAACCGCGCCACGGAAATTTCAGAAATCTCCCGTTCGCTCAAGGGTCTGGCCAAGGAACTCAACTGTCCGGTGATTGCACTGTCGCAGCTGAACCGAAGCCTGGAACAGCGTCCCAACAAGCGTCCGGTGATGTCCGACCTGCGCGAATCCGGCGCTATCGAACAGGATGCCGACGTGATCCTGTTCATCTACCGCGACGAAGTCTATAACGCAGACTCCCAGGACAAGGGCACGGCCGAGATCATTATCGGCAAGCAGCGTAACGGCCCGATCGGCACGGTGCGCCTGACCTTCCTGGGCCAGTTCACCAAGTTCGACAACTTCAGCGGCGGCCCGGCTTTCTTCGACAACGATACCTGA
- a CDS encoding DUF2188 domain-containing protein yields MRHVHIMPHLGHWDICRDGSPNIPFTTKADAVRDGWTAACAERVDLYVHRLDGTMHRYLSRVDGTNPERDEE; encoded by the coding sequence ATGCGACACGTTCACATCATGCCGCATCTCGGCCATTGGGACATCTGTCGAGACGGCAGTCCGAATATCCCGTTCACTACGAAAGCGGACGCCGTCCGTGACGGCTGGACAGCCGCCTGTGCCGAACGCGTCGATCTCTACGTTCACAGGCTAGACGGGACAATGCACCGGTACTTGAGCCGGGTCGATGGAACCAATCCAGAGCGCGACGAAGAATAG
- the lexA gene encoding transcriptional repressor LexA, which translates to MATLTPRQQQIFDLIRNTIRRTGFPPTRAEIAAEFGFSSPNAAEEHLRALARKGVIELTPGASRGIRLKVAHSDSEMPDQFSLPMAGVMQLTLPLVGRVAAGSPILAAEHIDRQYQVDASVFDERPDYLLRVRGLSMRDAGILDGDLLAVRRASEAANGKIVVARLGDDVTVKRLQRRGGHIELIAENPDFTNIIVEPGEEFSLEGIAVGLIRSSGF; encoded by the coding sequence ATGGCGACCCTGACACCCCGGCAGCAGCAGATTTTCGATCTGATCCGCAACACGATCCGCCGCACCGGCTTTCCGCCCACGCGCGCCGAAATCGCCGCAGAGTTTGGCTTCTCCTCGCCCAATGCCGCGGAAGAACACCTGAGGGCGCTGGCACGCAAGGGCGTGATCGAACTGACCCCGGGCGCTTCACGCGGCATCCGCCTGAAGGTGGCACACAGCGATTCGGAAATGCCCGACCAGTTTTCGTTGCCGATGGCCGGCGTGATGCAGCTGACGCTGCCGCTGGTGGGCCGCGTTGCTGCCGGCAGCCCGATACTCGCCGCCGAGCATATCGACCGCCAGTACCAGGTCGACGCCTCGGTCTTCGACGAACGCCCCGATTACCTGCTGCGAGTGCGCGGCCTGAGCATGCGCGATGCCGGCATCCTCGACGGCGACCTGCTGGCCGTGCGCCGCGCCAGCGAAGCCGCCAACGGCAAGATCGTGGTGGCGCGCCTGGGTGATGACGTGACCGTCAAGCGCCTGCAGCGGCGCGGTGGCCATATCGAACTGATCGCAGAAAACCCGGACTTCACCAACATCATCGTGGAGCCTGGCGAGGAGTTCTCGCTGGAAGGCATCGCCGTCGGGCTGATCCGATCTTCCGGCTTCTAG
- a CDS encoding inorganic phosphate transporter — protein MQTIQMSLWVIALLVALALLFDFMNGFHDAANSIATVVSTGVLKPHHAVAMAAMCNVVAIFVFHLKVAATVGTGTIDVNIVDHYVIFGALVGAIAWNVITWYYGIPSSSSHALIGGLVGAAVAKAGTGALVGSGLLKTVAFILVSPLLGFLLGSLMMVMVGWTFFRTPPSRVDRWFRRLQLVSASLYSLGHGGNDAQKTIGIIWMLLIASGHVVAGGQPPTWVIVSCYVAIGMGTLFGGWRIVRTMGQKITKLKPVGGFCAETGGAITLFFASALGVPVSTTHTITGAIVGVGSAQKMSAVRWGVAGNIVWAWVLTIPASAFMAAIAWWIGRHIL, from the coding sequence ATGCAGACCATACAAATGAGCCTGTGGGTGATCGCCTTGCTGGTGGCGCTCGCGCTGCTGTTCGACTTCATGAACGGCTTCCACGACGCGGCCAACTCGATCGCCACGGTGGTGTCCACCGGCGTGCTCAAGCCGCACCATGCGGTGGCAATGGCGGCGATGTGCAACGTCGTCGCAATCTTTGTCTTTCACCTGAAGGTGGCGGCCACGGTGGGGACCGGCACCATCGACGTCAATATCGTCGACCACTACGTGATATTCGGGGCCCTGGTCGGGGCGATCGCCTGGAACGTCATCACCTGGTATTACGGCATCCCGTCGTCGTCGTCGCATGCGCTGATCGGCGGGCTGGTGGGTGCGGCGGTGGCCAAGGCCGGCACGGGCGCGCTGGTGGGCAGCGGCCTGCTGAAGACCGTGGCGTTCATCCTGGTCTCGCCGTTGCTGGGCTTCCTGCTCGGTTCGCTGATGATGGTGATGGTGGGCTGGACCTTCTTCCGCACGCCGCCGTCGCGGGTGGACCGCTGGTTCCGCCGGCTGCAGCTGGTTTCGGCCTCGCTGTACAGCCTGGGCCACGGCGGCAATGACGCGCAGAAGACCATCGGCATCATCTGGATGCTGCTGATTGCCAGCGGCCATGTGGTCGCCGGCGGCCAGCCACCGACCTGGGTGATCGTCAGCTGCTACGTGGCCATCGGCATGGGCACGCTGTTCGGCGGCTGGCGGATCGTGCGCACCATGGGCCAGAAGATCACCAAGCTCAAGCCGGTCGGCGGCTTCTGCGCCGAGACGGGCGGGGCGATTACGCTGTTCTTTGCCTCGGCGCTGGGCGTGCCGGTATCGACCACGCATACCATCACCGGCGCCATCGTCGGCGTCGGCTCGGCGCAGAAGATGTCGGCGGTGCGCTGGGGCGTGGCCGGCAATATCGTCTGGGCCTGGGTGCTGACGATCCCGGCGTCGGCCTTCATGGCGGCGATCGCATGGTGGATCGGGCGGCATATCCTGTAA
- a CDS encoding asparaginase, whose product MTQLPRIVVLATGGTIAGAAGNSASSARYQAATVPVSSLLAAVPALQSAARIEAEQVAQVDSKDMTFTLWQTLAARVEHWSAQPDVAGIVITHGTDTLEETAMALHLTQSCPVPVVMTAAMRPSTSLSADGPLNLLDAVRVAAHPDARGKGVLVVLNQQIHAARDVAKAHTSAVDAFVSACGPLGFVQDDYVRFARAPRAAWVIGPMPAAWPMVEIVASYAQPGRVAVDALVRAGIAGLVVAAAGNGSVHEVLAGALADAAAAGVAVVRSSRTGAGHVAIPPQLSPTDGAFVSATDLNPYKARVLLALALAADSGLARDPARLQAVFANA is encoded by the coding sequence ATGACCCAATTGCCTCGCATCGTCGTACTGGCCACCGGCGGCACCATTGCTGGCGCGGCCGGAAACTCTGCCAGCAGCGCACGCTACCAGGCGGCGACCGTGCCGGTGTCGTCGTTGCTGGCAGCGGTGCCCGCGCTGCAGTCGGCGGCTCGCATCGAGGCCGAGCAGGTGGCCCAGGTCGACAGCAAGGACATGACCTTCACGCTCTGGCAAACGCTGGCGGCGCGGGTTGAGCACTGGTCCGCGCAGCCCGACGTGGCTGGCATCGTGATCACCCACGGCACCGATACGCTGGAAGAAACTGCGATGGCGCTGCACCTGACGCAATCGTGTCCGGTGCCCGTGGTGATGACAGCGGCAATGCGGCCGTCGACGTCGCTGTCGGCCGATGGGCCGCTGAACCTGCTGGATGCGGTGCGCGTGGCCGCTCATCCCGATGCGCGCGGCAAGGGTGTGCTGGTGGTGCTGAACCAGCAGATCCACGCTGCGCGGGATGTGGCCAAGGCCCACACATCGGCGGTGGACGCCTTTGTCTCGGCCTGCGGGCCGCTGGGTTTCGTGCAGGACGACTACGTGCGCTTCGCCCGCGCGCCACGCGCGGCCTGGGTGATCGGGCCGATGCCGGCGGCGTGGCCGATGGTGGAGATCGTGGCGAGCTACGCGCAGCCGGGCAGGGTGGCAGTGGATGCGCTGGTCCGCGCGGGTATAGCCGGGCTGGTGGTGGCTGCCGCCGGCAATGGCTCGGTGCATGAGGTGCTGGCCGGGGCGCTGGCCGATGCCGCTGCCGCGGGGGTGGCCGTGGTGCGCAGTTCCCGCACCGGGGCCGGCCATGTGGCGATTCCGCCCCAGCTCAGCCCGACGGATGGAGCTTTTGTTTCCGCAACGGACCTCAATCCCTATAAGGCGCGCGTGCTGCTGGCCCTGGCGCTGGCAGCCGACTCAGGCCTGGCGCGGGATCCGGCAAGGCTGCAGGCCGTGTTTGCCAACGCCTGA
- a CDS encoding peroxiredoxin, with amino-acid sequence MTVSLNKAVPDFSAPMTGDATFRLADYRGKTVVLYFYPKDNTPGCTTEAMNFRDQYEDFQKAGVQVFGISRDSIRSHENFKAKLELPFELISDADEAVCTLFDVIKLKKLYGKEHRGIERSTFIIDGKGILRHELRGIKVPNHVDEVLEIVRGL; translated from the coding sequence ATGACCGTCAGTCTGAACAAGGCCGTACCCGACTTCAGCGCGCCGATGACCGGCGACGCCACCTTCCGCCTTGCCGACTACCGCGGCAAGACGGTGGTGCTGTACTTCTACCCGAAGGACAACACGCCGGGTTGCACCACGGAGGCCATGAACTTCCGCGACCAGTATGAGGACTTCCAAAAGGCCGGCGTGCAGGTGTTCGGCATCTCGCGCGACAGCATCCGCTCGCACGAGAACTTCAAGGCCAAGCTTGAGCTGCCCTTCGAGCTGATCTCCGACGCCGACGAAGCCGTGTGCACGCTGTTCGATGTCATCAAGCTGAAAAAGCTCTATGGCAAGGAGCACCGGGGCATCGAGCGCAGCACCTTCATCATCGACGGCAAGGGCATCCTGCGCCACGAGCTGCGCGGCATCAAGGTGCCGAACCATGTTGACGAAGTCCTGGAAATCGTGCGCGGGCTCTGA
- the rplI gene encoding 50S ribosomal protein L9 gives MQIILLEKVINLGNLGDIVKVKDGYARNFLIPGKKARRATQTAIAEFEVKRAELEKAAAEKLAAAQAEGEKLSGLSVQISQKSGVDGRLFGSVTNADIAEALAGQGFKLEKAQVRMPNGPLKMVGDHPVSVALHTDVVVDVTVSVVGESV, from the coding sequence ATGCAAATTATTCTGCTGGAAAAAGTCATCAACCTGGGCAACCTGGGTGACATCGTCAAGGTGAAGGACGGTTACGCCCGTAACTTCCTGATCCCGGGCAAGAAGGCCCGCCGTGCTACGCAAACCGCGATCGCCGAATTCGAAGTCAAGCGCGCCGAGCTGGAAAAGGCCGCTGCCGAGAAGCTGGCCGCCGCGCAAGCCGAAGGCGAGAAGCTGAGCGGCCTGAGCGTCCAGATCAGCCAGAAGTCGGGTGTGGACGGCCGCCTGTTCGGTTCCGTGACCAATGCCGACATCGCTGAAGCCCTGGCTGGCCAAGGCTTCAAGCTGGAAAAGGCCCAGGTTCGCATGCCGAACGGTCCGCTGAAGATGGTGGGCGACCACCCGGTCAGCGTTGCGCTGCACACGGACGTCGTGGTCGACGTGACCGTGTCGGTCGTGGGTGAGAGCGTCTAA
- a CDS encoding Mth938-like domain-containing protein: protein MKLHADQPQSLNTVTAYGPGYIEINLVRHTNSVLVMPEGEVRPWPVSRFEDLEPAHFEQLVELGPEVVLLGTGSRLRFPHPRLTASLSRRHVGVDAMDLQAACRTYNILMAEGRKVAAVLLLEAEAA, encoded by the coding sequence GTGAAACTCCACGCCGACCAGCCCCAATCGCTCAATACCGTCACGGCCTACGGGCCGGGCTACATCGAGATCAACCTCGTCCGTCACACCAACTCGGTCCTGGTCATGCCCGAGGGCGAGGTCCGGCCCTGGCCGGTCAGCCGCTTCGAAGACCTGGAGCCTGCGCATTTCGAGCAGCTGGTGGAACTCGGCCCCGAAGTGGTGCTGCTCGGCACCGGCTCGCGGCTGCGCTTCCCGCACCCGCGCCTGACCGCGTCGCTGTCGCGCCGCCATGTCGGGGTGGACGCCATGGACCTGCAGGCCGCCTGCCGCACCTACAACATCCTGATGGCGGAAGGCCGCAAGGTGGCGGCGGTGCTGCTGCTCGAAGCGGAAGCCGCCTGA
- the rpsR gene encoding 30S ribosomal protein S18, which translates to MAFVKRDNKNKKRFQQQNPLFKRKRFCRFTVAGVEQIDYKDLDTLKDFIGDNGKITPARLTGTKAHYQRQLDTAIKRARFLALMPYTDLHKN; encoded by the coding sequence ATGGCATTCGTCAAACGTGACAACAAGAACAAGAAGCGCTTCCAGCAACAGAACCCGCTGTTCAAGCGCAAGCGCTTCTGCCGCTTCACCGTGGCTGGCGTGGAACAGATCGACTACAAGGATCTGGACACCCTGAAGGACTTCATCGGCGACAACGGCAAGATCACGCCCGCCCGCCTGACCGGTACCAAGGCTCACTATCAGCGTCAGCTGGATACGGCCATCAAGCGTGCGCGTTTCCTCGCGCTGATGCCGTACACCGACCTGCACAAGAACTGA
- a CDS encoding DUF47 domain-containing protein — protein MFGRFMPTEGKFFEYFNQHADCAVTAAHELQALVNDLPNAEAHARRVQATEKKADRITHDTIDLLHKTFITPLDRDEIHKLITTMDDILDLMEDVAETISLYDVTNLTDEALRLAAICVQCCDQVKIAVGLLEDMGNASTILKTAQQIDQLESEADRVMRSAMSKLFRDETDVKRLIKLKAIYEQLETITDKCEDVANIIEGIVLENA, from the coding sequence ATGTTCGGCCGATTCATGCCCACGGAGGGCAAGTTCTTCGAATATTTCAACCAGCATGCCGACTGCGCGGTGACCGCCGCCCATGAGCTCCAGGCACTGGTCAACGACTTGCCCAACGCCGAGGCCCATGCCCGCCGCGTCCAGGCCACTGAAAAGAAGGCCGACCGGATCACGCACGACACCATCGACCTGCTCCACAAGACCTTCATCACGCCGCTGGATCGCGACGAGATCCACAAGCTCATCACGACCATGGACGACATCCTGGATCTGATGGAAGACGTGGCCGAGACTATCTCGCTGTACGACGTGACCAACCTGACCGACGAAGCGCTGCGCCTGGCGGCCATCTGCGTGCAGTGCTGCGACCAGGTCAAGATCGCGGTGGGCCTGCTCGAGGACATGGGCAATGCCAGCACCATCCTGAAGACCGCCCAGCAGATCGACCAGCTTGAATCTGAAGCCGACCGCGTGATGCGCTCGGCGATGTCCAAGCTGTTCCGCGACGAGACCGACGTCAAGCGCCTGATCAAGCTGAAGGCCATCTACGAACAGCTCGAGACGATCACCGACAAGTGCGAGGACGTCGCCAACATCATCGAAGGCATCGTCCTGGAAAACGCCTGA